A section of the Paenibacillus aurantius genome encodes:
- a CDS encoding Tex family protein has product MANDTGREAVKTVPETAGEDQQVQERIRKQIASELNLPQAKVKTTVTLLDEGNTIPFIARYRKEMTGELDENELRSIEERLQYLRSLEDRKKEVLRLIDEQGKLTADLKASIEKAGKLQEVEDLYRPYRQKRKTRASVAKERGLEPLAGWILSQPRRGSVLEEAAKYVNAAKEVPTAEDAVQGAMDILAESIADDPKVRAWVRRHTQDHGIVVTAAKNKEQESVYEMYYEYSEPVKRLPPHRTLAINRGEREDVLKVNLDVPADKIHEFIARQYIRGDSAAKETLQAVIADAYKRLIAPAVEREVRGLLTEQAEEHAIRIFAENLRNLLLQPPVKGKVALGVDPAYRTGCKLAVVDETGKLLEIAVTYPTPPNNKVAEAKAKFRQLIDKYRVELIVIGNGTASRETEQFVADLLKELGRPELQYIIVSEAGASVYSASKLAQGEFPDLDVAERSAISIARRMQDPLAELVKIDPKSIGVGQYQHDVTQKRLEESLGAVVESAVNHVGVDLNTASPSLLGYVAGVNGTIAKNIVAYREENGKFTDRKQLLKVPRLGAKAYEQCVGFLRISGGKNPLDGTPIHPESYGVVDSLFQELRLEREQLGTAQLKARLQEQQPEELAPQLGVGVPTLRDILDSLQRPGRDPREELPPPIFRTDVLKLEDLAPGMELHGTVRNVIDFGAFVDIGIKNDGLVHISQLSDRYVKHPMDVVSVGDTVTVWVLGVDEKKGRVSLTMKKP; this is encoded by the coding sequence ATGGCAAACGATACCGGCCGGGAGGCCGTAAAGACTGTTCCGGAGACGGCAGGAGAGGACCAGCAGGTCCAGGAACGGATTCGGAAGCAGATCGCCTCGGAGCTTAACTTGCCGCAGGCGAAGGTGAAAACGACGGTCACCCTGCTCGATGAGGGGAACACCATCCCGTTCATCGCGCGGTACCGCAAGGAAATGACCGGGGAACTCGACGAGAACGAGCTTCGCTCGATTGAAGAACGGCTTCAGTACCTGCGCAGCCTCGAGGACCGGAAGAAGGAAGTCCTCCGGCTGATCGACGAGCAGGGCAAGCTGACGGCGGACCTGAAGGCGTCCATCGAGAAGGCGGGGAAGCTGCAGGAGGTCGAGGACCTATACCGGCCGTACCGCCAGAAGCGCAAGACGCGGGCAAGCGTGGCCAAGGAAAGAGGGCTGGAGCCGCTCGCCGGGTGGATCCTTTCGCAGCCGCGCCGCGGCTCGGTGCTGGAGGAGGCGGCGAAGTATGTGAACGCCGCCAAGGAGGTGCCGACGGCCGAGGATGCCGTGCAGGGGGCGATGGATATTCTTGCGGAGAGCATCGCCGATGATCCGAAGGTACGCGCCTGGGTCCGCCGGCATACGCAGGACCACGGCATCGTGGTGACGGCGGCAAAGAACAAGGAGCAGGAATCGGTATACGAGATGTATTACGAATACAGCGAGCCGGTCAAGCGGCTTCCTCCGCACCGGACGCTCGCGATCAACCGTGGAGAGCGGGAGGATGTGCTGAAGGTGAATCTGGACGTCCCGGCGGACAAGATTCACGAGTTCATCGCGCGGCAGTATATCCGCGGAGACTCCGCTGCGAAGGAGACGCTGCAGGCCGTCATTGCGGACGCCTACAAGCGGCTGATTGCTCCGGCGGTAGAGCGCGAGGTGCGCGGCCTTCTGACGGAGCAGGCGGAGGAGCATGCGATCCGGATCTTTGCGGAGAACCTCCGCAACCTGCTTCTGCAGCCTCCGGTGAAGGGCAAGGTGGCGCTCGGCGTCGATCCGGCTTACCGGACAGGCTGCAAGCTCGCCGTCGTGGACGAGACGGGCAAGCTGCTGGAGATCGCCGTCACTTACCCGACACCGCCGAACAACAAGGTGGCGGAGGCGAAGGCGAAGTTCCGGCAGCTGATCGACAAGTACCGCGTCGAGCTGATCGTGATCGGCAACGGGACGGCCTCCCGCGAGACGGAGCAGTTCGTGGCCGACCTGCTTAAGGAGCTGGGCCGGCCGGAGCTGCAGTACATCATTGTGAGCGAGGCGGGGGCCAGCGTGTATTCGGCGTCCAAGCTCGCCCAGGGCGAGTTCCCGGACCTCGACGTGGCGGAACGGAGCGCCATCTCGATCGCCCGCCGGATGCAGGACCCGCTCGCCGAGCTCGTGAAGATCGACCCGAAATCGATCGGGGTCGGGCAGTACCAGCACGACGTAACCCAGAAGCGGCTCGAAGAAAGCCTGGGCGCCGTCGTCGAGTCCGCCGTTAACCATGTCGGCGTTGACCTGAACACGGCGTCCCCGTCGCTTCTCGGCTATGTAGCCGGCGTGAACGGCACCATCGCGAAGAACATCGTGGCGTACCGGGAGGAGAACGGCAAGTTCACCGACCGCAAGCAATTGCTCAAAGTCCCGCGCCTCGGCGCGAAGGCGTATGAGCAGTGCGTCGGGTTCCTGCGGATCAGCGGGGGGAAGAACCCGCTGGACGGCACCCCCATCCACCCCGAGTCGTACGGGGTGGTGGACAGCCTGTTCCAGGAGCTTCGCCTGGAACGGGAGCAGCTGGGCACGGCCCAGCTGAAAGCGCGGCTGCAGGAGCAGCAGCCGGAGGAGCTCGCGCCGCAGCTCGGCGTCGGCGTCCCGACCCTGCGGGACATCCTCGACAGCCTTCAGCGGCCCGGCCGCGACCCGCGCGAGGAGCTTCCTCCTCCGATCTTCCGCACGGATGTGCTGAAGCTCGAGGACCTCGCGCCCGGCATGGAGCTGCACGGCACGGTGCGCAACGTGATTGACTTCGGCGCCTTCGTGGACATCGGCATCAAGAACGACGGCCTCGTCCACATTTCGCAGCTGAGCGACCGCTACGTGAAGCACCCGATGGACGTGGTGTCCGTCGGGGATACGGTGACGGTCTGGGTGCTCGGCGTGGACGAGAAGAAGGGCCGCGTCAGCCTGACGATGAAGAAGCCTTAG
- a CDS encoding type II toxin-antitoxin system PemK/MazF family toxin → MIVKRGDVFFAELSPVVGSEQGGVRPVLVIQNDIGNRFSPTVIIAAITAQIQKAKLPTHVEIDAKTHGFDRDSVILLEQIRTIDKQRLTDKITHLDDETMRKVDESLQISVGLIDF, encoded by the coding sequence TTGATAGTCAAACGCGGCGATGTTTTTTTTGCTGAACTGTCCCCCGTCGTCGGTTCGGAGCAGGGAGGGGTAAGGCCGGTGCTCGTCATTCAGAACGATATCGGCAACCGCTTCAGTCCGACCGTCATCATTGCGGCCATCACGGCCCAAATCCAGAAGGCCAAGCTGCCGACTCACGTCGAGATCGATGCCAAGACGCACGGCTTCGACCGGGATTCGGTGATCCTGCTCGAGCAGATCCGGACCATCGACAAGCAGCGCCTCACGGACAAAATCACGCACCTGGACGACGAAACCATGCGCAAGGTGGACGAATCGCTTCAGATCAGCGTGGGCTTGATTGATTTCTAG
- a CDS encoding CopG family ribbon-helix-helix protein — MSNMNTKRIMISLPDNLLQEVDGIVEMENSNRSEFIRQAMKLYLMERKKRHLRESMQRGYMEMAKINLHIASEAFQAEEDAGSTVSRLVSGV, encoded by the coding sequence GTGTCAAACATGAACACGAAAAGGATCATGATCAGTCTGCCCGACAATCTGCTGCAGGAAGTAGACGGGATTGTAGAAATGGAAAATTCGAACCGCAGTGAATTTATCCGTCAGGCCATGAAGCTGTACCTCATGGAACGCAAAAAGAGGCATCTCCGCGAATCCATGCAAAGAGGCTATATGGAAATGGCCAAAATCAATCTCCACATCGCTTCGGAAGCATTTCAGGCGGAAGAAGACGCAGGAAGTACCGTAAGCCGCTTGGTTAGCGGGGTGTAG